A window from Neobacillus sp. PS3-40 encodes these proteins:
- a CDS encoding Eco57I restriction-modification methylase domain-containing protein produces the protein MEENKVNGSYYTPRILAKLLVEKALNYAQKRNLSILEPSCGDGVFLKELLGNDDFLSRKESSICVVEKNHIELEKTKKYKKNFSENQIKTSFNAMDFLDFVLHSKKKFNLILGNPPYIHKKFLSDRQIDLSKTILKKIDLDVNTIYNIWMPFVVGCSKLLSSNGVLCLILPAELLQVKYAEPIRKFLFREFNEFHIMSFDNQIFKGIEQDVVVFFGIKNSNNKTITHELLSNTADQLEVIERNILKPKKYLNKWLWYLMSNEEIELLIRIKNDFHSIDTYCKSSAGIVTGNNSYFILNQEQVRKYNLGDWVKPILKKSAFTKNSLTFSKKDFNALVVSNNPCFLLDLNNMNSDDDIPYEIEDYLKRGIDSKVQLGYKCKVRNDWYKVPSIWTSEGIFFKRIHLVPKLIKNTMKVNITDTGYRISMIEDYSINSLIFSFYNSLTLLLLELEGRYYGGGVLEVTPNEFKNIAIPYLDINQKEFNKLKSLVNRNKSIEEILQYTDEIILINHFGIDHKTLEIIRRLREKIVKFRVN, from the coding sequence ATGGAAGAAAATAAAGTAAATGGATCTTATTATACACCTAGAATATTGGCTAAATTATTAGTTGAAAAAGCCTTGAATTATGCACAAAAGAGGAATCTAAGTATATTAGAACCTAGTTGCGGAGATGGAGTTTTCTTGAAAGAACTACTAGGTAATGATGATTTCCTATCTAGGAAGGAAAGTTCAATATGTGTTGTAGAAAAAAATCACATAGAATTGGAAAAAACAAAGAAATATAAAAAAAACTTTTCTGAGAATCAAATTAAGACGTCATTTAATGCTATGGATTTTTTAGATTTTGTACTTCATAGCAAAAAAAAGTTTAATTTAATATTAGGTAATCCACCCTATATCCACAAAAAATTCCTTTCGGATAGGCAAATAGATTTATCAAAAACTATCTTAAAAAAGATTGATCTTGATGTTAATACAATATATAACATTTGGATGCCATTTGTTGTTGGTTGTTCAAAGTTGTTGTCTTCTAATGGAGTTTTATGTCTAATATTGCCTGCTGAATTGCTGCAAGTTAAATATGCAGAGCCGATAAGAAAATTCCTTTTCCGAGAATTTAATGAATTTCATATTATGTCATTCGATAATCAGATATTTAAGGGTATAGAGCAGGATGTTGTGGTCTTCTTCGGGATTAAAAATAGTAATAATAAAACAATTACTCATGAGTTATTATCTAATACTGCAGATCAACTAGAAGTAATCGAAAGGAATATATTAAAGCCAAAAAAATATTTAAACAAATGGCTTTGGTATTTAATGTCAAATGAGGAAATTGAGTTATTAATTAGAATAAAGAATGATTTTCATTCCATAGATACGTATTGTAAAAGCAGTGCAGGTATAGTTACTGGAAACAATAGCTACTTCATATTAAATCAAGAACAGGTCAGAAAATATAATTTGGGGGACTGGGTAAAACCAATTTTAAAGAAAAGCGCTTTTACTAAAAATTCCCTTACATTTTCAAAGAAAGACTTTAATGCTTTAGTTGTATCAAATAATCCTTGTTTTTTATTGGATTTAAATAATATGAATAGTGATGATGATATACCATATGAAATAGAAGATTATTTAAAAAGGGGAATAGACTCAAAAGTCCAACTTGGATATAAATGCAAAGTGAGAAATGACTGGTATAAGGTTCCCTCCATTTGGACGTCAGAAGGAATATTTTTCAAGAGAATTCACCTAGTGCCTAAACTTATAAAAAATACTATGAAAGTGAACATTACTGACACAGGTTATCGAATTTCAATGATTGAAGATTATAGTATCAATAGTCTAATTTTTAGTTTTTATAATTCACTAACATTATTGTTATTAGAATTAGAAGGAAGATACTATGGTGGTGGTGTGTTGGAGGTTACTCCGAATGAGTTTAAAAACATAGCGATACCTTACTTGGATATAAACCAAAAGGAATTTAATAAATTGAAAAGTTTAGTTAATAGAAATAAATCTATTGAAGAGATTCTTCAATATACCGACGAAATTATTTTGATAAACCATTTTGGTATTGATCACAAAACTTTAGAGATAATACGAAGGCTAAGAGAAAAAATTGTGAAATTCAGGGTGAATTAA
- a CDS encoding small acid-soluble spore protein H encodes MNAQRAQEISSSPTRANVTYNGESIYIEHVDKQNGTATIHSLNEPNNKQSVSVTNLNEQ; translated from the coding sequence ATGAATGCACAACGAGCACAAGAAATTTCTTCTTCCCCAACAAGGGCAAACGTAACCTATAATGGGGAAAGTATTTACATTGAGCACGTGGATAAACAAAATGGAACAGCTACAATCCATTCACTTAATGAACCAAATAATAAACAAAGTGTTTCTGTAACAAACTTAAATGAACAGTAA